Proteins co-encoded in one Paenibacillus antri genomic window:
- a CDS encoding LysR family transcriptional regulator — protein MNLNQLETLITISKTMSFRKAGEVLNLTQPAVSAQIKSLEDEFGTVLVDRNQPVTLTDAGVLFLEQAEKILAIVDELKMRLSDIDATPQGHIRLGTTTSIAMQILPRIFSYFNNQYPHIQTSIHTMPSLQIMTSVENGSVDIGIAYLVEKTPSLVTSTLYYDTFELVVSPEHPLAAHKHLPLSALADVSFIMLSPDTIGRRFVDSVFEKHGIVPKVVMELSSSEEVKRMVELNMGATVISKMSIASELRLGTLKMIQVNELEIAHPVGVITKTGRYLNSAMRQFLSDLKGMPETHFIGSE, from the coding sequence ATGAACTTAAACCAACTGGAGACCCTGATAACGATATCCAAGACGATGAGCTTCCGGAAAGCGGGCGAGGTGCTGAACCTGACGCAGCCCGCCGTATCCGCGCAAATCAAGAGCCTCGAAGACGAATTCGGGACCGTGCTCGTCGACCGGAACCAGCCGGTGACGCTGACCGACGCGGGCGTGCTGTTTCTCGAGCAAGCCGAGAAAATTCTCGCCATCGTCGACGAGCTGAAGATGAGACTCAGCGACATCGACGCGACGCCGCAGGGCCATATTCGCCTCGGCACGACGACGTCGATCGCGATGCAGATCCTGCCGCGCATCTTCTCGTATTTCAACAACCAATACCCGCATATTCAGACATCGATTCATACGATGCCGTCTTTGCAAATCATGACCAGCGTGGAAAACGGGTCCGTCGACATCGGCATCGCCTACTTGGTCGAGAAGACGCCGAGCCTCGTCACTTCGACGCTGTATTACGACACGTTCGAGCTCGTCGTCTCGCCGGAGCATCCGCTGGCGGCTCATAAGCATCTGCCGCTGTCGGCGTTGGCGGACGTGTCATTCATTATGCTGTCGCCCGATACGATCGGCCGGCGGTTCGTCGACAGCGTCTTCGAGAAGCACGGCATCGTGCCGAAGGTCGTCATGGAGCTGTCGAGCAGCGAGGAAGTGAAGCGGATGGTCGAATTGAACATGGGCGCGACCGTCATCTCTAAGATGTCCATCGCGAGCGAGCTGCGGCTCGGAACGTTGAAGATGATTCAAGTCAACGAACTGGAGATCGCCCACCCCGTCGGGGTCATTACGAAAACGGGGCGCTATCTGAATTCCGCGATGCGGCAATTTTTGAGCGACCTGAAAGGCATGCCGGAGACCCATTTCATCGGCTCGGAATAG
- a CDS encoding MFS transporter, translating to MDQKKTVRAWVLYDWANSAYSTTMVAAVLPIFFVSVPGAGVGDAAASYWAYSQSAAMLLLVILSPILGAVADVSGSKKKLLGAFMLLGVISTALYALVGEGMLWFAVVLTLLGVVGNSGANSFYDALLPGIVKPEDRDRVSAQGYAYGYLGGGLLLAVNLMMVQKPEWFGLDDLGGIRLAFLSVAVWWLVFSIPLFRRVPETKPTTSVPMGRSVGLAFRRLGTTLRSLRNYPELLKYLIAFWLFSDGIGTIIRMATLYGENIGIGTTHLITALLITQFVGFPCAILFGKLAGRFGAKSSLYAALCIYVVITILGYFMTTALHFYLLAVMVGFVQGGSQALARSIFTRLIPVGREAEYFGFMSVWNKFAGMMGPAVFGYVNMIGSSRLGILALIAFFVLGIAVLMFVDLDKGEREAARADGDVPPRDPALSL from the coding sequence ATGGATCAGAAGAAAACGGTAAGGGCGTGGGTGCTCTACGATTGGGCGAACTCGGCCTATTCGACGACGATGGTGGCGGCGGTGCTGCCGATCTTCTTCGTCAGCGTGCCGGGCGCGGGAGTCGGCGACGCGGCGGCTTCGTATTGGGCGTACTCGCAGTCTGCGGCGATGCTGCTACTGGTCATTCTGTCCCCGATTCTGGGGGCGGTGGCGGACGTGTCCGGTTCGAAAAAGAAGCTGCTCGGCGCGTTCATGCTCCTCGGCGTCATCTCAACGGCGCTATATGCGCTCGTCGGGGAAGGGATGCTCTGGTTCGCGGTCGTTCTGACGCTGCTCGGCGTCGTCGGCAACAGCGGCGCGAACTCGTTCTACGACGCGTTGCTGCCGGGCATCGTGAAGCCGGAGGATCGCGACCGCGTTTCGGCCCAAGGGTACGCGTACGGTTACTTGGGAGGCGGCCTGCTGCTTGCGGTCAACCTGATGATGGTCCAGAAGCCGGAATGGTTCGGATTGGACGATCTCGGCGGCATCCGTCTTGCGTTCCTGTCCGTGGCGGTGTGGTGGCTCGTCTTCTCGATTCCGCTCTTCCGCCGCGTGCCGGAGACGAAGCCGACGACGTCGGTGCCGATGGGACGTTCGGTCGGTCTTGCGTTCCGACGGCTCGGCACGACGCTTCGGAGCCTGAGGAACTACCCGGAGCTGTTGAAATATTTGATCGCGTTCTGGTTGTTCAGCGACGGCATCGGCACGATCATCCGGATGGCGACGCTCTATGGGGAAAACATCGGCATCGGCACGACCCACCTCATTACCGCGCTGCTCATTACGCAGTTCGTCGGTTTTCCGTGCGCGATTCTGTTCGGCAAGCTGGCCGGCCGTTTCGGCGCGAAGTCGTCGTTGTACGCGGCGCTGTGCATCTATGTCGTGATTACGATCCTTGGGTATTTCATGACGACTGCGTTGCATTTCTACTTGCTCGCCGTCATGGTCGGCTTCGTGCAGGGCGGCAGCCAAGCGCTGGCGCGCTCGATCTTCACGCGGCTCATTCCGGTCGGCCGGGAAGCCGAATATTTCGGCTTCATGAGCGTATGGAACAAGTTCGCCGGCATGATGGGCCCGGCCGTCTTCGGCTACGTGAACATGATCGGGAGCAGCCGGCTCGGCATCCTCGCTCTGATCGCGTTCTTCGTGCTCGGCATCGCCGTGCTTATGTTCGTCGATCTCGACAAGGGCGAGCGGGAGGCGGCCCGGGCCGACGGCGACGTTCCGCCGCGCGACCCGGCGTTATCCCTGTAG
- a CDS encoding zinc dependent phospholipase C family protein: MPNVWTHSIYGEILLERLSLTRMLEGDPALGPLFRFGCQGPDPLFYHRFYPWMKKESARSDALGGLLHKSRCGAFLRDLLRCCDGAAPNDPRAVYALGWLAHHALDRIAHPFVFARQGDRKRDHQRLETAIDTYVAERLRGIDTLRVPVRQTLDAGKTLPGGVAKQVEDAVRRTYPEYDSPFLDGLWQQSYNDMLTAFSLFHDPSGLKTKLLAGAIEPFVPGRRDAALDPMNDRRAPWRPPADKTKTSQESFWDVWERALGDGERLVGAAAAWLAASRAGGGGAADAGDAWRAFEAALGDLSYETGLAADR; encoded by the coding sequence ATGCCCAATGTATGGACGCATTCGATTTACGGGGAAATCCTTCTGGAGCGGCTGTCTCTGACGCGAATGCTCGAGGGGGATCCCGCGCTCGGCCCGCTGTTCCGGTTCGGCTGCCAGGGCCCCGACCCGTTGTTTTACCATCGTTTCTATCCATGGATGAAAAAGGAATCCGCCCGCTCCGACGCCCTCGGCGGCCTGCTGCACAAGAGCCGCTGCGGCGCCTTCCTGCGCGACCTGCTGCGATGCTGCGACGGCGCCGCCCCGAACGATCCGCGCGCCGTCTACGCGCTCGGCTGGCTGGCGCATCATGCGCTCGATCGGATCGCGCACCCGTTCGTCTTCGCCCGGCAAGGCGATCGGAAGCGCGATCACCAACGGCTCGAGACCGCGATCGACACCTACGTCGCGGAGCGGCTGCGCGGCATCGACACATTGCGGGTGCCCGTCCGGCAGACGCTCGACGCCGGCAAGACGCTTCCGGGCGGCGTCGCGAAGCAGGTCGAAGACGCCGTGCGCCGCACGTATCCCGAGTACGATTCGCCGTTCCTCGACGGCCTCTGGCAGCAGAGCTACAACGACATGCTGACGGCGTTCTCCTTGTTCCACGACCCGTCCGGCCTCAAGACGAAGCTCCTCGCCGGCGCGATCGAGCCGTTCGTGCCCGGACGGCGGGACGCCGCGCTCGACCCGATGAACGATCGCCGTGCGCCGTGGCGCCCGCCCGCGGACAAAACAAAGACGTCCCAGGAATCGTTCTGGGACGTCTGGGAGCGCGCGCTGGGCGACGGCGAGCGGCTGGTCGGCGCGGCGGCCGCGTGGCTCGCCGCGAGCCGGGCCGGCGGCGGCGGCGCGGCCGACGCCGGCGACGCTTGGCGCGCCTTCGAGGCGGCGCTAGGCGATCTGTCCTACGAGACGGGCTTAGCCGCCGATCGGTAA
- a CDS encoding chemotaxis protein CheX, with amino-acid sequence MNHEYVHPFLESARIVIEQVAGVKPSAGEFGIKEITKHHEYLWIHIGLTGQMNGDIIYGLHEAVALKMVSAMMGGYVLDELGEMGHSAISELSNMISGNASTMLYNQGVRVDITPPKILSSTDGQGIEATKVLSIPLTMEGIGELDIQLLIA; translated from the coding sequence ATGAACCACGAATATGTCCACCCGTTCTTGGAGTCCGCGCGTATCGTTATCGAACAAGTGGCCGGCGTCAAGCCGTCCGCCGGCGAGTTCGGCATTAAGGAAATCACGAAGCATCACGAGTACCTGTGGATTCATATCGGCCTGACCGGACAGATGAACGGCGATATCATTTACGGCTTGCACGAGGCGGTCGCGCTGAAGATGGTGTCCGCGATGATGGGCGGTTACGTCTTGGACGAGCTCGGCGAGATGGGACACAGCGCGATCTCGGAGCTGAGCAACATGATCAGCGGCAATGCGAGCACGATGTTGTACAATCAGGGCGTGCGCGTCGACATTACGCCGCCGAAGATTCTCAGCTCGACGGACGGCCAGGGAATCGAAGCGACCAAGGTGCTGTCGATCCCGCTCACGATGGAAGGCATCGGCGAACTTGACATTCAGCTGTTAATCGCGTAA
- a CDS encoding SDR family NAD(P)-dependent oxidoreductase: protein MMGTMRYDGKIAVVTGASGGIGGSVAEALHERGAHVVLAARSVDKLNDFAEKLGSRAMAVALDVADEHSVARAFEEIEARFGRVDLLVNNAGFGRFELVADAPADSFESMMNVNYFGTVRCTRAVLPGMLSRREGWIVNVASIAGKTATAKSAGYAATKHAVLGFTNALRQELHGTGIRVMAVNPGPVRTAFFDIADPEGGYVNGVKSMMVTPERVARETLAGLDRGRAEVNVPGWLGAAARLSQALPIGLVNAFSARFLKLK from the coding sequence ATGATGGGTACTATGCGATACGACGGCAAGATCGCGGTCGTGACCGGCGCGTCCGGCGGCATCGGCGGGTCCGTCGCCGAGGCGCTCCACGAACGAGGCGCGCATGTCGTGCTGGCGGCTCGGTCCGTCGACAAGCTGAACGACTTCGCCGAGAAGCTTGGAAGCCGGGCGATGGCGGTCGCACTGGACGTCGCGGACGAACACTCGGTCGCCCGGGCGTTCGAGGAGATCGAGGCCCGGTTCGGCCGCGTCGACCTGCTCGTGAACAATGCGGGCTTCGGCCGGTTCGAGCTCGTCGCGGACGCGCCGGCGGATTCGTTCGAATCGATGATGAACGTGAACTATTTCGGAACCGTGCGATGCACCCGGGCGGTTCTGCCCGGCATGCTGTCGCGGCGCGAAGGATGGATCGTCAACGTGGCGTCGATCGCCGGGAAGACCGCTACCGCGAAGTCGGCCGGCTATGCGGCGACGAAGCACGCGGTGCTCGGGTTCACGAACGCGCTGCGCCAGGAGCTGCACGGCACCGGGATTCGCGTCATGGCGGTCAATCCGGGGCCGGTGCGCACGGCGTTCTTCGACATCGCGGACCCGGAAGGCGGCTATGTGAACGGCGTGAAGTCGATGATGGTAACGCCGGAGCGGGTCGCGCGGGAGACGCTCGCCGGGCTCGACCGGGGCCGGGCGGAAGTGAACGTGCCCGGTTGGCTCGGCGCCGCGGCGCGGCTGTCCCAAGCGCTTCCGATCGGGCTCGTGAACGCGTTCTCGGCGCGCTTTCTTAAGTTGAAGTAG
- a CDS encoding YusU family protein, translated as MKLLNDPSLRQSFDALIETYADLLIGDASPDAVEKVKLWALYSHIHKTMPALANHWNASHPEAKLAVRELFEDVKALNERKRAQTPPTST; from the coding sequence ATGAAGCTGCTCAACGATCCATCGCTGCGGCAATCGTTCGACGCTTTAATAGAAACCTACGCCGATCTGTTGATCGGCGACGCGTCCCCGGACGCGGTGGAGAAGGTGAAGCTGTGGGCGCTGTACAGCCATATCCACAAGACGATGCCCGCGCTCGCGAATCATTGGAACGCGTCGCATCCCGAAGCCAAGCTCGCCGTCCGCGAGCTGTTCGAGGACGTCAAGGCGCTGAACGAGCGGAAGCGCGCGCAGACGCCGCCTACTTCAACTTAA
- a CDS encoding DEAD/DEAH box helicase, with product MNENEVEPALEHEKDSPRDPAPATASFSELGVKGPWVERLASRGIANAAPIQAVGVPALLGGSDAVIRSRTGTGKTLAFLLPALEKIDPTLDKLQAVVLTPTAELAMQIAKEAAELAEGTKLRTLALIGGASLQRQLDKLKTHPQLVVGTPGRIQEILTIKKLKMNEVRLIVLDEADQTFALGAAGSGGEAERILAAVPASAQRVFCSATMPEAAAAVVAKWTKNAVWVEAEPQGEEASQRLPSTVTHSYVVSEERDRIDTVRRLLRTLQPKAAMLFVNQTESIAEVEAKLQYHGLQVEAIYGDQPKQERTAVMRRFRSGKLKLLLATDVAARGLDAADVTHVIHVDPPLDAERYLHRAGRTGRMGRRGESVLVLAPNRTFIASKFAEQLGIEIKEKKLQGGELKERKTYFPPTASTTPAAARPAKVAGAAPAARPSGERFGKPAGERPAGRPSGERFGKPAGERPAGRPSGERFGKPAGERPAGSPSGERFGKPAGERPAGRPGGERFGKPAGERPAGRPGGERFGKPAGERPAARPSGERFGKPAGERPAARPSGERFGKPAGERTAARPSGERFGKPATVRADRLDVRGAKPASVKPAARAGKAPAAAPVAKERHRDKKNKGAPRWLKDKKEGNGGESDGGTPKG from the coding sequence ATGAACGAGAACGAAGTAGAACCTGCTTTGGAACATGAAAAGGACTCGCCCCGCGATCCGGCTCCGGCGACGGCGTCGTTTTCCGAGCTTGGGGTGAAGGGGCCTTGGGTCGAGCGGCTCGCGAGCCGCGGCATCGCGAACGCGGCGCCGATTCAGGCGGTCGGCGTGCCGGCGCTGCTCGGGGGAAGCGACGCCGTCATTCGGTCCCGCACGGGCACCGGGAAGACGTTGGCGTTCCTGCTGCCCGCGCTCGAGAAGATCGACCCGACGCTCGACAAGCTGCAGGCGGTCGTCTTGACGCCGACGGCGGAGCTTGCGATGCAGATCGCGAAGGAAGCGGCGGAGCTCGCCGAGGGGACGAAGCTGCGGACGCTCGCGCTGATCGGCGGCGCTTCGCTGCAGCGGCAGCTGGACAAGCTGAAAACCCATCCGCAGCTCGTCGTCGGCACGCCGGGACGTATTCAAGAGATTCTAACCATTAAGAAGCTTAAGATGAACGAAGTGCGCCTCATCGTGCTCGACGAGGCGGACCAGACGTTCGCGCTCGGCGCCGCGGGCAGCGGGGGCGAGGCGGAGCGCATCTTGGCCGCGGTGCCGGCGTCCGCGCAGCGGGTGTTCTGCTCGGCGACGATGCCGGAAGCGGCCGCCGCCGTCGTCGCGAAGTGGACGAAGAACGCGGTGTGGGTCGAGGCGGAGCCGCAGGGCGAGGAAGCTTCGCAGCGGCTGCCGTCGACGGTAACGCACTCGTACGTCGTCTCGGAAGAGCGCGACCGGATCGATACGGTGCGCCGGCTGCTTCGAACGCTGCAGCCGAAGGCTGCGATGCTGTTCGTCAATCAGACGGAATCGATCGCGGAGGTGGAAGCGAAGCTGCAGTACCACGGGCTGCAGGTGGAGGCGATCTACGGCGATCAGCCGAAGCAGGAGCGGACGGCGGTCATGCGCCGATTCCGCAGCGGCAAGCTGAAGCTGCTGCTCGCGACGGACGTCGCGGCGCGCGGACTCGACGCGGCGGACGTGACGCACGTCATCCACGTCGATCCGCCGTTAGACGCAGAGCGCTACCTGCATCGCGCCGGGCGGACGGGGCGGATGGGACGCCGCGGCGAGTCGGTGCTCGTGCTGGCGCCGAACCGGACGTTCATCGCGTCGAAGTTCGCGGAGCAGCTGGGGATCGAGATCAAGGAGAAGAAGCTGCAGGGCGGCGAGCTGAAGGAGAGGAAGACGTATTTTCCGCCGACGGCTTCGACGACGCCGGCGGCTGCGCGGCCGGCGAAGGTCGCGGGCGCTGCGCCTGCGGCGCGTCCGAGCGGCGAGCGGTTCGGCAAGCCGGCAGGGGAGCGCCCTGCGGGCCGCCCGAGCGGCGAGCGGTTCGGGAAGCCGGCGGGAGAGCGCCCTGCGGGCCGCCCGAGCGGCGAGCGGTTCGGCAAGCCGGCGGGAGAGCGTCCTGCGGGCAGCCCGAGCGGCGAGCGGTTCGGCAAGCCGGCTGGGGAGCGCCCTGCGGGCCGCCCGGGCGGCGAGCGGTTCGGCAAGCCGGCAGGGGAGCGCCCTGCGGGCCGCCCGGGCGGCGAGCGGTTCGGCAAGCCGGCGGGAGAGCGCCCTGCGGCGCGTCCGAGCGGCGAGCGGTTCGGCAAGCCGGCGGGAGAGCGCCCTGCGGCGCGTCCGAGCGGCGAGAGGTTCGGCAAGCCGGCGGGAGAGCGCACGGCGGCGCGTCCGAGCGGCGAGCGGTTCGGCAAGCCGGCGACGGTACGCGCGGATCGTCTGGACGTACGCGGCGCGAAGCCCGCTTCCGTCAAGCCCGCCGCCCGCGCCGGCAAGGCGCCGGCGGCGGCGCCCGTCGCGAAGGAACGCCATCGCGATAAGAAGAACAAGGGCGCCCCTCGCTGGCTGAAAGATAAAAAGGAGGGTAACGGAGGAGAATCGGATGGCGGTACCCCAAAAGGTTAA
- a CDS encoding helix-turn-helix domain-containing protein produces the protein MNALLVDDDYFVLTALEKKIDWKALQIDNVYTAHNVAQARDIILRFPVEILVSDIDMPQGSGLELLAWIREEKYDIQAIFLTNYADFNYAQKAIELQSFEYFLKPIEFDKLMLILQKAVARAKQHRNDEKAIQEGYFWQKNHAKLREHFWRKLVDACTSFPMKPADLIRSIEEQRLAYRMTDTFQPLLLHMFPYNGSLGDTEKGLFDFALLNVLYESFQSAGFTVETILEIRGYHWIAVLKWNRTPDPDVVEALCSSFIPKANRYLKADACCTIASSGSLEQMSGIVKRLLHMNDEVVKCRNQTFHAERFRRQSVDYVPPDLPKLEDWLNLNRPDAFLAETSSYLKQHLSRQTLNASTLSLFRLDIVQLVYSFLKTKGIEAHKLYAGRTNDRLLALSLDSIEDMEAYLNYLVITAMDYRNFTEQPRSVVEQIKRHIHTHCKDDLTRNDLAELVYLHPDYLARLFKKETGVSLGSYIIQARIAAAKHLLETSNLAVQAVAQRVGYANYSYFAKLFRQEVGLSPNEYKRGSRSEE, from the coding sequence ATGAACGCCTTGCTCGTCGACGACGACTACTTCGTCCTGACCGCGCTGGAGAAGAAGATCGATTGGAAGGCGCTGCAGATCGATAACGTGTATACGGCTCACAACGTCGCGCAAGCCCGGGACATCATTCTCCGTTTTCCCGTCGAAATTTTGGTTTCCGATATCGATATGCCGCAAGGCAGCGGACTGGAGCTGTTGGCTTGGATTCGGGAGGAAAAATACGACATTCAAGCGATCTTTCTCACCAACTACGCGGACTTCAATTATGCGCAGAAAGCCATCGAATTGCAGAGCTTCGAATATTTTCTGAAGCCGATCGAGTTCGACAAGCTGATGCTCATTTTGCAGAAGGCGGTCGCCCGCGCGAAGCAGCACCGGAACGACGAGAAAGCGATCCAAGAGGGGTACTTCTGGCAGAAAAACCACGCGAAGCTGCGGGAGCACTTCTGGCGGAAGCTGGTCGACGCATGCACCTCGTTCCCGATGAAGCCCGCCGATCTAATCCGCTCGATCGAAGAGCAGCGCCTCGCGTACCGCATGACGGATACGTTCCAACCGCTGCTGCTCCATATGTTCCCTTACAACGGCAGTTTAGGGGACACGGAGAAGGGACTGTTCGACTTCGCGCTGCTGAACGTGTTGTACGAGTCGTTCCAGAGCGCTGGGTTTACAGTCGAGACGATATTGGAAATCAGAGGCTATCACTGGATCGCCGTTCTGAAATGGAATCGAACGCCCGACCCCGACGTCGTCGAAGCGCTCTGTTCTTCCTTCATTCCGAAGGCGAACCGGTATCTGAAAGCCGACGCCTGCTGCACGATCGCCTCTTCCGGCAGTCTGGAACAGATGAGCGGCATCGTGAAGCGGCTGCTGCACATGAACGACGAGGTCGTCAAGTGCCGGAATCAGACGTTCCATGCGGAACGCTTCCGCCGCCAGTCCGTCGACTACGTACCGCCCGACCTGCCGAAGCTGGAGGATTGGCTGAACCTGAACCGTCCCGACGCGTTCCTAGCGGAGACGTCGTCCTACTTGAAGCAGCACCTCAGCCGTCAGACGTTGAATGCATCCACGCTCAGCCTGTTCCGGTTGGATATCGTGCAGCTCGTCTACTCGTTCCTCAAGACCAAAGGCATCGAGGCGCATAAGCTGTACGCCGGCCGCACGAACGACCGGCTGCTCGCGTTGTCGTTGGATTCGATCGAGGATATGGAAGCGTATCTGAATTACCTGGTCATTACCGCCATGGACTATCGGAACTTCACCGAGCAGCCGAGGTCGGTCGTCGAACAGATCAAGCGGCATATCCATACGCATTGCAAGGACGATCTGACCCGCAACGATTTGGCGGAGCTCGTCTACCTCCACCCGGACTATCTGGCGAGGCTGTTCAAAAAAGAAACGGGCGTATCGCTCGGGAGCTATATAATCCAGGCGCGGATCGCGGCGGCGAAGCATCTGCTCGAGACTTCGAACTTAGCCGTGCAAGCCGTGGCTCAGCGGGTCGGCTACGCGAATTACTCGTACTTCGCGAAGCTGTTCCGGCAAGAGGTGGGCCTCAGCCCGAACGAATACAAGCGGGGGTCGAGGAGCGAGGAATGA
- a CDS encoding cache domain-containing sensor histidine kinase, with the protein MYSIKHYVRILLWISFIALIVDFAISFSSIALVRQQSARYLQDTADLYIDRIDNNFAYIHHFMGWTLANDENMETMSERNADDTLFLKANDNIYKRFAELQKSHGKEYNFFVYLKDKDFLLNVAPMTLTFPQFEALKRTVNGDVGSAEIYQKYYSRWTTIELNGTYYMINIVPYHDRYLIGLVSADDLIRPLRDINLGGGGFASLVNDDGVRVTSPISNVGETIRDHAKPESILDRLQPGTTVIREFSDASFYIELVIRFGAFEKIMIAQLLVVVLAVLIACNLCFILLYFQNRVLKPIKHFSNNLAILTNDGEPIDFENNKIIELEKANRQFVDLVKQIRTIKIDLYERELEKQRMHLNYMKLQIKPHFFLNCLTTIYSMAQMQLHEEIERMTLSISKYFRYIFQNGRDFVSLIDEIEHVRTYLEIQRERYRDAFHYRVDLDPLAAGVQLPPLLIQTFVENAMKYAVSRDREVRLAIEVERQAVGDAGRTEIRISDTGPGFPPDVLEKLASGQPLDQSGGTRIGIMNAVQRLHYLYADADIRFSNAADGGASITLRLPDRPEATTGTEERP; encoded by the coding sequence GCTCTGGATCTCGTTCATCGCCTTAATCGTCGATTTCGCGATCAGCTTCTCGTCCATCGCGCTCGTGCGTCAGCAGTCCGCCAGGTATTTGCAGGACACGGCGGATTTATATATCGACCGGATCGACAACAACTTCGCTTACATTCATCATTTCATGGGCTGGACGCTGGCGAACGACGAAAACATGGAAACGATGAGCGAACGGAACGCCGACGATACGCTTTTCTTGAAGGCGAACGACAACATCTATAAGCGTTTCGCCGAGCTCCAGAAGAGCCATGGGAAAGAATACAACTTCTTCGTCTACTTGAAGGACAAAGATTTTCTGCTGAACGTCGCGCCGATGACCCTCACCTTCCCCCAGTTCGAAGCGTTGAAGCGAACCGTGAACGGGGACGTCGGAAGCGCCGAAATTTACCAGAAGTATTACTCCCGATGGACGACGATCGAGTTGAACGGCACGTACTATATGATCAATATCGTGCCTTATCATGACCGGTATTTGATCGGATTGGTGTCCGCGGACGATCTGATTCGCCCCCTGCGCGACATCAATCTCGGCGGCGGCGGCTTCGCTTCCTTGGTGAACGATGACGGGGTCCGCGTCACGAGTCCGATCTCGAACGTCGGCGAGACGATCCGGGATCATGCGAAGCCCGAATCGATCCTCGACCGATTGCAGCCCGGCACGACCGTCATCCGCGAGTTTTCGGACGCTTCGTTTTATATCGAGCTCGTCATTCGATTCGGGGCGTTCGAGAAAATCATGATCGCTCAACTGTTGGTCGTCGTCCTGGCCGTGCTCATCGCCTGCAATTTATGTTTTATCCTGCTGTATTTTCAGAATAGAGTGTTGAAACCGATCAAGCATTTCTCCAACAATCTTGCGATTTTGACGAACGACGGCGAACCGATCGACTTCGAAAACAACAAAATCATAGAATTGGAGAAAGCGAACCGGCAGTTCGTCGACTTGGTGAAACAAATCCGCACGATCAAAATCGACCTGTACGAACGCGAACTGGAGAAGCAGCGAATGCACTTGAACTATATGAAGCTGCAAATCAAACCTCACTTCTTCCTGAACTGCTTGACGACCATCTACAGCATGGCCCAGATGCAGCTGCACGAAGAGATCGAACGGATGACGTTATCGATTTCGAAATATTTCCGATACATCTTTCAGAACGGTCGAGACTTCGTAAGTCTCATAGACGAGATCGAGCATGTCCGCACGTATTTGGAAATTCAAAGGGAGCGCTACCGCGACGCGTTCCATTATCGGGTCGACCTCGACCCCCTGGCCGCCGGCGTGCAGCTGCCGCCTCTCCTCATTCAGACGTTCGTCGAGAACGCGATGAAATACGCCGTGTCCCGGGATCGAGAGGTCCGGCTTGCGATCGAGGTCGAGCGGCAAGCCGTCGGAGACGCCGGCCGGACGGAAATCCGGATTTCCGATACCGGTCCCGGGTTCCCTCCGGACGTGCTGGAGAAACTGGCGTCCGGACAGCCGTTGGATCAGTCGGGCGGTACGCGCATCGGCATCATGAACGCCGTGCAGCGCTTGCATTATTTGTACGCCGACGCCGATATTCGCTTTTCCAACGCGGCGGACGGCGGCGCGTCGATCACTTTAAGGCTTCCGGATCGTCCGGAAGCGACTACCGGAACGGAGGAGCGCCCATGA